A single genomic interval of Pyrus communis chromosome 5, drPyrComm1.1, whole genome shotgun sequence harbors:
- the LOC137733145 gene encoding cyclic nucleotide-gated ion channel 1-like: protein MACGRQALDVENQARSVTGQRKPAITMALDALIKGMRDEQGNLLPKWSMIFVMSCVFAVSLDPLFFYILIIDQDNKCLQMDKKLRTIVLVLRSLTDTIFAVPFIYKIYNGVKVEMHKNLRTNVAANTTRNLFRESKREVLIEGGKKITQKMSWLSFSIINDFLALLPVPQLLILVAFYNMRGAGYVEHKKVLNIFLLGQYLPRIYRIHWSSNELRRTAGIWVKGLFNFFLYILASHILGAFWYFFSIERETSCWHNACAKHSPDPIGCTNTFYCGRRTTTSRNITFLNEHCPLDTPDGALPLSNFGIFLDSLKNHNSEHTKFGEKFFYSFWWGLRNLSNFGTNLTTTTNVWENLFAILISIIGLLLFLYLIGMYRQTLIQLEAEKSEEIRQKIEVKQLGVNQWIAENKFPDDIKKSINHSIEQALKKDKDADVQNPFLILPWKTKRSVKRHLLMDALRTVKKPKYMDEYMLTLMCEYLKSVTYIENTFVFRTGDPLDCMLFIIKGTMWTYTSSDSQVGQGISSMATKHLGKGHFYGEELLDWASDSFAKVPVSSKHVKTQTKVEAFVLMAKDLATVVSRCELARHTVRRFITKTQRRPPHSPAEIGGDKILPSTAGN from the exons ATGGCTTGTGGAAGACAAGCTTTAGATGTGGAGAACCAGGCAAG ATCTGTTACAGGACAGCGCAAACCAGCGATTACAATGGCATTAGATGCCCTAATAAAGGGAATGCGGGATGAACAAGGGAACTTACTTCCCAAGTGGAGTATGATATTTGTTATGTCATGTGTGTTTGCCGTCTCACTAGATCCTctattcttttacattttaatcattGATCAAGATAACAAGTGTCTTCAAATGGACAAAAAGCTAAGAACTATTGTTCTTGTGTTGCGATCACTCACGGATACCATTTTCGCTGTGCcctttatatataaaatttacaATGGTGTTAAAGTTGAAATGCACAAAAATTTGAGGACTAATGTGGCTGCAAATACCACGAGAAATTTGTTTCGGGAATCAAAAAGAGAAGTGTTGATTGAAGGTGGCAAGAAAATTACTCAGAAGATGTCGTGGTTGtctttctccatcataaatGATTTTCTAGCTCTTCTTCCCGTCCCACAA CTGCTAATATTAGTTGCTTTTTACAATATGAGAGGCGCTGGATATGTGGAACATAAAAAGGTTCTTAATATCTTCCTTCTTGGTCAATATCTACCAAGGATATATCGAATTCACTGGTCGTCCAATGAACTTCGAAGGACTGCTGGAATATGGGTTAAAggtctattcaatttttttctctacATTCTTGCCAGTCAC ATACTTGGAGCTTTTTGGTATTTCTTTTCTATTGAACGAGAGACATCATGTTGGCACAATGCCTGTGCAAAACATAGTCCAGATCCTATAGGATGTACGAATACTTTCTATTGTGGGCGTCGAACTACTACTTCGAGAAATATAACATTTCTAAACGAGCATTGCCCGTTAGATACTCCAGATGGTGCCTTACCACTATCTAATTTTGGAATATTTCTCGATTCCCTTAAGAATCATAACTCAGAGCATACAAAGTTCGGAGAGAAGTTCTTTTACTCTTTCTGGTGGGGCTTGCGAAATCTAAG TAATTTTGGGACGAATCTGACAACAACTACTAATGTGTGGGAAAACTTATTTGCAATTCTCATTTCCATCATTGGCTTGTTACTGTTTTTATATCTCATCGGCATGTACAG ACAGACTTTAATACAGTTGGAAGCTGAAAAATCAGAAGAGATAAGACAGAAGATTGAGGTGAAGCAGCTGGGCGTAAACCAGTGGATAGCCGAAAATAAATTCCCTGATGATATCAAGAAATCAATCAATCATAGCATAGAGCAAGCATTGAAAAAAGACAAAGATGCTGATGTCCAGAACCCATTCCTTATTCTTCCCTGGAAAACCAAAAGATCTGTAAAACGTCATCTTCTCATGGATGCACTTAGAACA GTAAAAAAGCCTAAATACATGGATGAATATATGTTGACGTTGATGTGCGAATATCTGAAGTCAGTGACATACATTGAGAACACCTTCGTTTTTCGAACAGGAGATCCACTCGATTGTATGCTATTCATTATCAAAGGGACAATGTGGACCTACACATCAAGTGATAGTCAAGTTGGGCAAGGAATCTCATCAATGGCCACCAAGCACCTCGGGAAAGGTCACTTTTACGGGGAAGAGCTTCTTGATTGGGCATCAGACAGTTTCGCCAAAGTTCCAGTCTCCAGCAAACATGTCAAAACTCAAACAAAAGTAGAAGCATTTGTGCTCATGGCCAAGGACTTGGCAACAGTAGTCTCCAGATGCGAGTTGGCACGTCATACTGTTCGTCGTTTCATTACCAAAACGCAACGACGTCCTCCCCACTCCCCGGCTGAAATAGGGGGTGACAAGATCTTGCCATCTACAGCAGGCAATTAG